A window of Ignicoccus hospitalis KIN4/I contains these coding sequences:
- a CDS encoding inositol-3-phosphate synthase yields the protein MIRVAVVGAGLVASHYAAGLQRLKRAEIEPYGVPLAKFKVIKDYVEEEVVSAYDVDANKVGKPLSEVVKRQLEGVVPVPPDVPDFEVREGVLASSGAGLDKMFPVRGRDQKLPLKEAVEEIAKEFKSDNVNVVLNLISTEPAEPFGDEGKLAKALERGEVSAGQAYAFAAYLAAKDSGKPVAFINLIPTPLANDPAFVKLYEDANSLVLGDDGATGATPLTADLLEHLAERNRKVRYIVQFNIGGNTDFLALTIPERNLMKEKTKSSVVEDILGYDAPHYIKPTGYVEAIGDRKFVAMDIEWITFNGLVDELIVNMRINDSPALAGLAVDLVRLAAALLEKGVKGTFYDVNAFFMKNPGPKEARNKARIKAYYDMISALRELGVIVE from the coding sequence TTGATAAGGGTCGCTGTGGTGGGTGCCGGACTCGTAGCGAGCCACTACGCGGCAGGCCTCCAGAGGTTAAAAAGGGCCGAAATCGAGCCCTACGGGGTCCCCCTGGCCAAGTTCAAGGTAATAAAAGACTACGTAGAGGAGGAGGTGGTCTCCGCGTACGACGTAGACGCCAACAAGGTGGGAAAGCCCCTCTCTGAGGTAGTGAAGAGGCAGCTGGAAGGAGTTGTCCCGGTGCCCCCGGACGTCCCCGACTTCGAGGTCAGGGAAGGGGTCCTCGCCTCCTCCGGGGCCGGACTGGACAAGATGTTCCCCGTAAGGGGGAGGGATCAGAAGCTCCCCTTAAAGGAAGCCGTAGAAGAGATAGCGAAGGAGTTTAAGAGTGACAACGTCAACGTGGTTTTGAACTTGATCTCCACCGAGCCCGCGGAGCCCTTCGGGGACGAGGGGAAGCTCGCAAAGGCCTTGGAGAGGGGCGAGGTGAGCGCCGGCCAAGCCTACGCGTTTGCAGCTTACTTGGCCGCCAAAGACTCCGGCAAGCCAGTGGCGTTCATAAACTTAATACCCACGCCCTTGGCCAATGACCCGGCCTTCGTCAAACTTTACGAAGACGCTAACTCCCTCGTACTGGGGGACGACGGGGCCACCGGGGCTACGCCGCTGACCGCAGACTTGTTGGAGCACCTAGCGGAGAGGAACAGAAAGGTCCGGTACATCGTCCAGTTCAACATAGGTGGCAACACCGACTTCTTAGCGTTGACTATACCTGAGAGGAACTTGATGAAGGAGAAGACGAAGTCCAGCGTGGTGGAAGATATCCTAGGCTACGACGCCCCCCACTACATAAAGCCGACGGGCTACGTGGAGGCTATAGGGGACAGGAAGTTCGTAGCTATGGACATAGAGTGGATAACCTTCAACGGCTTGGTGGACGAACTTATAGTTAACATGAGGATTAATGACTCGCCCGCGTTGGCGGGCCTCGCCGTGGACTTGGTCAGGCTTGCTGCGGCTCTGCTAGAAAAGGGCGTTAAGGGCACATTCTACGACGTCAACGCCTTCTTCATGAAGAACCCTGGTCCGAAGGAGGCTAGGAACAAAGCTAGAATAAAGGCGTACTATGACATGATCTCGGCCCTGAGGGAGCTCGGGGTAATAGTCGAGTGA
- the mqnC gene encoding cyclic dehypoxanthinyl futalosine synthase, with translation MRTWERSDLAPIIEKALEGEKLSVKEVEELLSSWDLWALGEAANELKKRMYGNVCTYIKNMILNYTNECVVECKFCAFYRRVGEGYLLSPEAAAFAVERLAREKGIRQVLIQGGVNPKVDIEYFETMFREIRKRTPQVAIHALSPVEVDFLSKKHKISVKEVLSRLKEAGMESMPGGGAELLVERVRKILSPKKISVERWLEIVETAHNLGIPTSVTMMFGHVETVSERALHLIKLRELQERAPGSLAFIAWNFEPGNTELARERKIKYPYGGAELLRVIAVARLTFGDLIPHVQAGWLTVGKDVAQLALKWGADDWGGTLYEESVIPATGLKVKFPDEDDVRRWIEGAGCIAKERDNLYRVVE, from the coding sequence GTGAGGACGTGGGAGAGGAGCGACCTGGCACCTATCATCGAGAAGGCCCTAGAGGGGGAAAAGCTCAGCGTGAAGGAAGTCGAAGAACTCTTGAGCAGCTGGGACTTGTGGGCCTTAGGGGAGGCAGCGAACGAGCTGAAGAAGCGGATGTACGGGAACGTGTGTACGTACATAAAGAACATGATACTCAACTACACCAACGAGTGCGTGGTTGAGTGCAAGTTCTGCGCGTTCTACAGGAGGGTTGGAGAGGGCTACTTGCTCTCCCCAGAAGCTGCCGCCTTCGCGGTTGAGAGGCTGGCGAGGGAGAAGGGCATAAGGCAAGTCCTAATCCAAGGCGGGGTCAACCCGAAGGTAGATATAGAGTATTTCGAGACCATGTTTAGGGAAATACGCAAGCGCACCCCTCAAGTAGCCATACACGCCTTGAGCCCCGTGGAGGTGGACTTCCTCAGTAAGAAGCATAAGATCAGTGTGAAAGAAGTCCTCTCCAGATTGAAGGAAGCGGGCATGGAAAGCATGCCCGGAGGGGGAGCTGAGCTTTTGGTCGAGAGGGTGAGGAAAATACTCAGCCCTAAGAAGATTTCCGTGGAAAGGTGGCTGGAAATAGTAGAAACTGCCCACAATCTGGGCATACCCACGTCCGTAACCATGATGTTTGGCCACGTAGAGACGGTGAGCGAGAGGGCGCTTCACTTGATCAAGCTGAGGGAGCTCCAAGAGAGGGCCCCGGGGAGCTTGGCCTTCATAGCTTGGAACTTCGAACCCGGGAACACGGAGCTGGCGAGGGAACGTAAAATAAAGTACCCCTACGGGGGAGCGGAGCTGTTAAGGGTAATAGCGGTCGCGCGCTTGACCTTCGGGGACCTCATACCTCACGTCCAAGCGGGCTGGCTGACCGTAGGCAAGGACGTGGCCCAGTTAGCCCTTAAGTGGGGGGCAGACGACTGGGGAGGGACCTTGTACGAGGAGAGCGTGATACCCGCAACGGGCCTCAAGGTTAAGTTCCCGGACGAGGACGACGTGAGGAGGTGGATAGAGGGGGCCGGGTGTATAGCCAAGGAGAGGGACAACCTATACCGGGTGGTAGAGTGA
- a CDS encoding HD domain-containing protein has translation MMLFSDAVYGVIELPDFLVRRVVDTPVFQRLRRIKQIGLGHLVYPSHDGTRFQHSLGAAYLVGRALDSLRASTERYVIPKLGPQERSETRQLLELLDSLKPWFQYFMLLHDVGHGPLSHNYEDAVFEAKLIWGLEAPEAQQKKLHESVSKRIALKMLEGECGGVTLAERLCEESGNPGPCSEDPVKAVKSLLEPSPGLWDEELFQGIRTIYAFLSNGEIDVDRGDYLMRDAIMAGTRIGLFDYERLYSVLAIVPSDRGTPFEVAVLDKGVPSVESMLISRFYMYENVYYHKTTLLYSSVASRLMAWWLKEGAFPKIWEEEELERVDDCAFYRALFDEEDLTNLKEVVLKRKHEILVRKEVLNVTVNGSVEGLRFPAYKTEVDGVALADLAREEPELLAYGASIRPFKAKRLNVFVRSEGKLVDLSTHSPVALNLSKVEHVKFYLAAPKRLEGLVGRLSEELKKRINLPRGAP, from the coding sequence ATGATGCTGTTTTCCGACGCCGTTTACGGAGTGATCGAGCTACCGGACTTCTTAGTTAGGCGCGTAGTGGACACCCCGGTCTTCCAGAGGCTCAGGAGGATCAAACAGATAGGCTTAGGCCACTTGGTATACCCGTCGCACGACGGGACTAGGTTCCAACACAGCTTGGGGGCAGCCTACTTGGTCGGCAGGGCGCTTGACAGCTTGAGGGCGTCCACGGAGAGGTACGTAATTCCTAAGCTTGGTCCCCAAGAGCGCTCCGAGACGAGGCAGCTCCTCGAGCTGCTGGACTCGCTCAAGCCGTGGTTCCAGTACTTCATGCTGCTCCACGACGTGGGCCACGGGCCGCTGTCCCACAACTACGAGGACGCGGTCTTCGAGGCCAAGCTGATATGGGGATTAGAGGCGCCGGAGGCGCAACAGAAGAAGTTGCACGAGAGCGTGTCGAAAAGGATAGCGTTGAAGATGTTGGAAGGGGAGTGCGGAGGTGTCACCCTAGCCGAGAGGCTCTGCGAGGAGTCCGGGAACCCCGGGCCTTGTAGCGAGGACCCAGTAAAGGCGGTCAAGTCGCTGCTGGAGCCCTCTCCGGGCTTGTGGGACGAGGAACTGTTCCAAGGGATAAGGACCATTTACGCCTTCTTGAGTAACGGAGAGATAGACGTGGACAGGGGAGACTACTTGATGAGGGACGCTATAATGGCTGGTACTAGGATCGGTTTGTTCGACTACGAGAGGCTGTACTCCGTGTTAGCTATAGTCCCTTCTGACAGGGGGACTCCCTTCGAGGTGGCTGTTTTGGATAAGGGGGTGCCCTCGGTAGAAAGCATGCTCATATCGAGGTTCTACATGTACGAGAACGTTTACTACCACAAGACCACTCTTCTGTACAGCTCAGTGGCGTCGAGGCTCATGGCGTGGTGGCTCAAGGAGGGCGCGTTCCCGAAGATATGGGAGGAAGAGGAGCTGGAGCGCGTGGACGACTGCGCGTTCTACAGGGCGCTCTTCGATGAGGAAGACCTCACCAACTTGAAGGAAGTTGTACTAAAGAGGAAGCACGAAATCTTGGTCAGAAAAGAAGTTTTAAACGTAACGGTCAATGGGAGCGTTGAGGGACTGAGGTTCCCCGCCTACAAGACTGAGGTGGACGGCGTCGCTCTGGCCGACCTCGCCCGCGAGGAGCCGGAGCTGCTGGCGTACGGAGCTTCGATAAGGCCGTTCAAGGCCAAGAGACTAAACGTCTTCGTGCGTTCCGAGGGCAAGCTGGTCGACTTGTCAACCCACTCTCCCGTCGCGTTGAACTTGAGTAAGGTAGAACACGTCAAGTTCTACTTGGCCGCGCCCAAGAGGCTGGAAGGCTTGGTGGGACGGCTGAGCGAGGAGTTGAAGAAAAGGATTAACCTCCCCCGGGGCGCGCCTTAA
- the glmU gene encoding bifunctional sugar-1-phosphate nucleotidylyltransferase/acetyltransferase yields MRTAAVLLAAGKGERMWPLTSTRPKPLLPVALGESLLERWIKALKEITEDIIVVVNKEHVKYFENLRSEYGVELAVQIAAPGTGAALASVKPPEADYVVVAYADVYLQRPLLELKRLLAEAPSVLAVRVDDVSQYGALVVENGEVREVIEKEMSGPGLINGGVYVFSKEIFELLKELKPSKRGEYELTDLVKGLRAVEVASGWKDVGRPWDIFDVMKMEFEVREGLENPWGPGKVYGELPEVKGEVYVEGPVYFGEGVVLGPFAHVRPYVALLDGVKVGPFVQVKESMIMEGSRLPHLNYVGDSVVAEDVNFGAGSVTANLRFDEREVEVTLKGQRVSTGRRKLGAIVGGGARIGVNVSLMPGTRVGARSWIYPGCVVRGDVPDGARYKC; encoded by the coding sequence TTGAGGACTGCCGCAGTTCTCCTCGCCGCTGGGAAGGGCGAACGCATGTGGCCCCTCACGTCCACGCGCCCCAAGCCCTTGCTGCCCGTAGCCTTGGGCGAGAGCTTGTTGGAGCGATGGATTAAGGCGCTGAAGGAAATAACGGAAGACATCATCGTAGTCGTCAATAAAGAACACGTCAAATACTTTGAAAACTTAAGGTCCGAGTACGGAGTCGAGCTGGCAGTACAGATCGCCGCCCCTGGGACGGGGGCGGCGTTGGCCTCTGTGAAGCCCCCGGAGGCAGACTACGTGGTAGTGGCTTACGCCGACGTGTACTTGCAGAGGCCGCTCTTAGAGCTGAAGAGGCTCTTGGCCGAGGCCCCCTCGGTACTGGCCGTCCGAGTGGACGACGTGAGCCAGTACGGCGCGTTGGTCGTCGAGAACGGCGAGGTAAGGGAAGTGATTGAGAAGGAGATGAGCGGCCCCGGTCTCATAAATGGAGGCGTATACGTCTTCAGTAAGGAAATATTTGAGTTATTGAAGGAGTTAAAGCCTTCCAAGAGGGGCGAATACGAACTGACGGACTTGGTCAAAGGGCTTAGGGCGGTGGAGGTCGCGAGCGGATGGAAGGACGTCGGCAGGCCTTGGGACATCTTCGACGTGATGAAAATGGAATTCGAGGTGAGGGAGGGCCTCGAGAACCCTTGGGGGCCCGGGAAAGTCTACGGCGAGCTGCCCGAAGTCAAGGGCGAGGTTTACGTGGAGGGGCCGGTCTACTTCGGCGAGGGCGTCGTTTTGGGCCCCTTCGCCCACGTGAGGCCCTACGTCGCCTTGCTAGACGGCGTGAAGGTGGGCCCGTTCGTACAAGTTAAGGAGTCTATGATAATGGAGGGTTCGAGGTTGCCCCACTTGAACTACGTGGGGGACAGCGTGGTGGCCGAGGACGTCAACTTCGGCGCGGGCAGCGTCACGGCCAACTTGAGGTTCGACGAGAGGGAGGTAGAGGTAACCCTCAAGGGCCAGAGGGTCAGCACGGGGAGGAGGAAACTGGGCGCGATAGTGGGCGGGGGCGCCAGGATAGGGGTCAACGTGAGCTTGATGCCGGGGACTAGGGTGGGCGCCCGCTCTTGGATTTACCCCGGCTGCGTAGTGAGGGGCGACGTCCCGGACGGGGCTAGGTACAAGTGCTGA
- a CDS encoding PhoH family protein has protein sequence MKKLLGMIEPKTKAQEALVEALMDDKIDVVGAFGPSGTGKSLITIAYAIDSLLNGKYKKFIIARPVIDVVTGKEITAADIGVEDYYRIASAYLIDILSEYVSKEEVRRLYEEDRLMLVDTHYLRGRTFDDAVILLDDAQNAEPEAAVEALMRIGKNSKFIVVGDPVFQTHAEIGKDGASLLREILLNEDTARVIDLGIKDIVRPGARRGIKFMMELRMRKRKLNELEQKVVEAARIYAPDADVITVVEFTEEKRKFGLEENQHVPDALVVLKEGHAPRFIGRGGERIARIEEDSGLRLRTVELTLNLKDIIAAIHPVPWIHKHIVDVDFAGPSLLVKVNEEEFGAFVGQRGSYVRFLSEVMKKLLRVEVWAREVESKKRRRR, from the coding sequence ATGAAGAAGCTGCTCGGAATGATAGAGCCGAAGACTAAGGCGCAAGAGGCGCTGGTGGAGGCCCTAATGGACGACAAAATCGACGTGGTAGGCGCCTTCGGCCCCTCCGGGACAGGGAAGAGCTTGATAACTATAGCATATGCAATAGATTCGTTGCTCAACGGGAAGTACAAGAAATTCATAATAGCTAGGCCCGTGATAGACGTGGTCACCGGGAAGGAGATAACGGCGGCGGACATAGGTGTGGAGGACTACTACAGGATAGCTTCGGCCTACTTAATAGACATACTGAGCGAGTACGTGAGCAAGGAAGAGGTCAGGAGGCTTTACGAGGAGGACAGGCTGATGTTGGTGGACACCCACTACTTGAGGGGCAGAACCTTCGACGACGCCGTCATCCTGCTAGACGACGCGCAGAACGCCGAGCCGGAGGCGGCAGTCGAGGCCTTGATGAGAATAGGAAAGAACAGCAAGTTCATAGTCGTGGGCGACCCCGTATTCCAGACTCACGCGGAAATAGGCAAGGACGGCGCGAGCTTGCTCAGAGAGATACTGTTGAACGAGGACACGGCCAGGGTGATAGACCTAGGGATAAAGGACATCGTGCGCCCCGGCGCGCGCAGGGGCATAAAGTTCATGATGGAGCTTAGGATGAGGAAGAGGAAACTGAACGAACTCGAGCAAAAGGTCGTCGAGGCCGCCAGGATCTACGCCCCCGACGCGGACGTGATCACCGTGGTCGAGTTCACTGAGGAAAAGAGGAAGTTCGGCTTGGAGGAGAACCAACACGTCCCAGACGCCTTGGTCGTGCTAAAGGAAGGCCACGCGCCCAGGTTCATCGGTAGAGGGGGCGAGAGGATCGCGCGGATAGAGGAGGACAGCGGGCTCCGGCTGAGGACCGTCGAGCTCACCTTGAACCTAAAGGACATTATAGCGGCCATACACCCCGTGCCTTGGATACACAAACATATAGTTGACGTGGACTTCGCGGGTCCGTCCCTCTTGGTCAAGGTCAACGAGGAGGAGTTCGGCGCGTTCGTCGGTCAGAGGGGCTCCTACGTTAGGTTCTTGAGTGAAGTCATGAAGAAGCTATTAAGGGTGGAGGTGTGGGCTAGGGAGGTAGAGAGCAAGAAGAGGAGGCGCAGATGA
- a CDS encoding 7-cyano-7-deazaguanine synthase, giving the protein MILVGLVSGGMDSATAFADAINKFNPDVKVALTVVYGQRHARELKAAAEVAKFYGAQHLVVDLSDLFEKVKEVSALLGGRGVPEAEELVPGLVPPTYVPQRNAVLLASAGAILEKLMIERNDGLGVISVGFHGTDYAPGEPVYPDTRPEFVEAMERALNEGSSVVFNFKRAGREAKITIYAPFVRLKKKDVVKRALELGVPLELTWTCYRGGDRPCGTCPACVSRLRAFMEAGVPDPLTESYERLPEWYVRWLRSVRKGR; this is encoded by the coding sequence GTGATACTCGTAGGCTTGGTCTCGGGAGGTATGGACTCCGCCACCGCCTTCGCTGACGCAATAAACAAGTTCAACCCGGACGTGAAGGTTGCCCTCACCGTGGTTTACGGCCAGAGGCACGCGAGGGAACTTAAGGCGGCCGCGGAGGTAGCCAAGTTCTACGGAGCCCAGCACTTGGTAGTCGACTTGAGCGACTTGTTCGAAAAGGTAAAAGAAGTGAGCGCCTTGCTCGGGGGGAGGGGGGTCCCGGAGGCAGAAGAGCTCGTCCCTGGCCTCGTGCCCCCGACCTACGTTCCCCAGAGGAACGCCGTCTTGCTGGCCTCGGCGGGAGCAATACTGGAAAAGTTGATGATAGAAAGGAACGACGGCCTTGGGGTAATTTCAGTAGGCTTCCACGGAACTGACTACGCCCCGGGGGAGCCGGTCTACCCGGACACCCGCCCGGAGTTCGTAGAGGCTATGGAGAGGGCCCTTAACGAGGGCTCCTCTGTAGTATTCAACTTCAAGAGGGCCGGCAGGGAGGCTAAGATAACTATATACGCCCCGTTCGTCCGGCTGAAGAAGAAGGACGTCGTCAAGAGGGCGTTAGAGCTGGGGGTGCCGTTGGAGCTCACTTGGACGTGCTATAGGGGAGGGGATAGGCCTTGCGGCACGTGCCCGGCTTGTGTGAGTAGGTTGAGGGCCTTCATGGAGGCCGGCGTGCCCGACCCGCTGACCGAGAGTTACGAGAGGCTCCCCGAGTGGTACGTCCGGTGGCTTAGGTCCGTACGGAAGGGGCGATGA
- a CDS encoding dihydropteroate synthase-like protein has protein sequence MKRVLVVTSKRLESAVKAMLKPPEGYSVEVWGLPVDVVALLRPRSLKELLRLEERKRGTPLSSFDYVLVSGAIPGDLSEVGEGLGAKIYKGTKTLSDFEVMIKNLNAVEKYLSPSEPLDEVLSELKLKELREFIETYVPEEYVVVGGLKVPLRPPPALLAAEVLDNEDVESQLLKASEVADMVIVGSTSTSPDPEKARRLVELARRYFHTVGFDSMFVKEMKAVDADLILSLERSKLEELEPSDDKAFVVIPGDVKRNYWPNNAEEKVESLLSNLKVAQERGFEKVIVDPVLSPFPHTLESFVALREISKKVKAPIMLGLSNFVELVDADSPGQLAALTSLALEGGASLLMVTEHSDKCKGAWSEAKAAAIMTSYALYKSTLPKDLGLDLLILKEKRIRREKVSVENKREIEVRDVKFKLENTVVRIWVEGDEVRASVEPHGVWLRGDAYLIGKTIIAEGLVKEPSHALYLGWELQKAHLAAKLNKSYVQDEELRFEPPREKLRGLREGEGDAS, from the coding sequence ATGAAGAGGGTACTCGTAGTAACGAGTAAGAGGTTGGAGAGCGCCGTCAAGGCCATGCTCAAGCCCCCTGAGGGCTACTCCGTGGAGGTCTGGGGGCTTCCGGTGGACGTGGTGGCCCTCCTTAGGCCGAGGAGCTTGAAGGAGTTGTTGAGGTTAGAGGAGAGGAAGAGGGGTACCCCCCTTAGCTCCTTCGACTACGTCTTGGTCTCCGGAGCCATTCCCGGCGACTTGAGCGAGGTCGGCGAGGGGCTGGGCGCGAAGATCTATAAAGGGACCAAGACCTTGAGTGACTTCGAAGTTATGATTAAGAACTTAAACGCGGTGGAGAAGTACTTGTCCCCCTCGGAGCCCCTCGACGAGGTGTTGAGCGAGCTGAAGTTGAAGGAGCTGAGGGAGTTCATAGAGACCTACGTCCCGGAGGAGTACGTCGTCGTGGGGGGCTTGAAGGTCCCGTTGAGGCCCCCGCCCGCCTTGTTGGCGGCGGAGGTGTTGGACAACGAAGACGTGGAGTCCCAGCTCCTAAAGGCCTCCGAAGTGGCCGACATGGTGATAGTCGGCTCCACCTCCACCTCTCCGGACCCCGAGAAGGCCCGGAGGCTGGTCGAGCTCGCCAGGAGGTACTTCCACACGGTAGGCTTCGACAGCATGTTTGTAAAGGAGATGAAAGCTGTGGACGCGGACCTCATACTGTCTTTGGAGAGGTCGAAGCTCGAGGAGCTCGAGCCCTCAGACGACAAGGCCTTCGTCGTAATCCCGGGGGACGTGAAGAGGAACTACTGGCCAAATAACGCCGAGGAGAAGGTAGAGTCACTCTTGTCTAACCTGAAGGTCGCCCAAGAGCGCGGCTTCGAGAAGGTTATAGTGGACCCCGTGCTCTCTCCCTTCCCGCATACTTTGGAAAGCTTCGTGGCCTTGAGAGAAATCTCAAAGAAAGTTAAGGCTCCCATAATGTTAGGCTTGAGCAACTTCGTGGAGCTGGTGGACGCGGACAGCCCCGGACAGCTGGCCGCTCTGACCTCCTTGGCCCTAGAGGGAGGGGCCTCGTTGCTCATGGTAACTGAACACAGCGACAAGTGTAAGGGCGCGTGGTCGGAAGCGAAGGCGGCCGCTATAATGACCTCATACGCCTTGTACAAGTCAACCCTGCCCAAAGACTTAGGCTTGGATTTGTTAATACTTAAGGAAAAAAGGATAAGGAGAGAGAAAGTAAGCGTGGAGAACAAGAGAGAGATAGAGGTGAGGGACGTAAAGTTCAAGTTGGAGAATACTGTAGTTAGGATTTGGGTAGAGGGCGACGAGGTGAGGGCCTCCGTGGAGCCCCACGGCGTGTGGCTCAGGGGCGACGCCTACTTGATAGGAAAAACCATAATAGCAGAGGGGCTGGTGAAGGAACCGTCACACGCCCTCTACTTAGGGTGGGAGCTCCAGAAGGCCCACTTGGCGGCCAAGCTCAACAAGAGCTACGTACAAGACGAGGAGCTGCGCTTCGAACCTCCAAGGGAGAAACTTAGGGGGCTCCGAGAAGGAGAGGGGGACGCGAGTTGA